The sequence aaattgaaatgaagaaaagaaatgggaAATTGAAGTTTCTACACTGTACCTAAGCagcattgatatgctaataactactacatattgatatgctaattattacatatcaatatgtcgaactacgtgtacttatcaatatatatttttattatgacaaaatatgtaaggcaagtttacctgatactcagaaagatcaatatcctttaggaactcagcacatatctttgtatgattccacctagacactcttggcacatacattcctgcaggttctgtcactatatcctcgggcaccaccaaatgggtatgctccgcaaaccatggctgcaaaatattgatatgcagtattagatatactatcaaaatgtagaaaacacataaaacaaaaacattttgaagtagaataaacaaataaatagattcttaccaacaaataaatagcacaaccatttgtgcgttctacggattccacgttttcattcagctctttctctaaatgagaatggatgaggtcaggccatgaaatattcttagactTCTCAAGATAaagaacgaaaccaatatatttttcagtcaaagcgtttgcatcacttgtagcgaaaaataatgaagtgcacatatacaagcagataagcctaacaagatcttcggcatcttcctcgtcttcttcagaatcttcatttgattgatcacccacgctttgcagagactcttcatcagacttcttctttttcagattaattggtgttcgtttaaggatattcaagattgccttcacaatcattggcctagtcactttatcaccagctttcatatcagtaggaaaagtccttttgaaaaattctgtttcacgccatccactcTTTTTATTGACTTGGgtaagcctataatcaagatattccctatttggaattctcggcatcccataaataagtgccatttcttctggtgtggatactagctcattcggttggccatgccttttaaagaaaaatctaagcttgtttggatcttgacccctaacgtaacagcgtaacattttcgtcattgcatcttcaatcttcaaccaatgttccaactcaaatcttgtgtaccagaacattaggaacaggttaccgaatgatgcttcagaaatcatcttcagctgcaactcactcaactcaaggttttcagtggacttcgcaatagccttcttagtggtcctaatagtcttcgcaagtccccacaagcccctgaaaccgccacggtataaacttcgtggtattccagctcctttcttacgcttattagcacctacacaataacaagaaccaaaaactaatacagtacatatcaatatggtatatcaaatatgtagttacatcatcaatatgtagttgtaatatctaccaagtattgaaactacatattattagcagtacatacgagaatataagtatctacctctacatatttatatgtaatatgttatgagagtataagtatttacctctacatattaataagtaatatattaTGAGAGTAcaagtatttacctctacatattgatatataatagtagataccactacgtattattttaactatatatcgatttgtaatagtacgtatggcatatgtatctgctttgatacaataaaaatgtaaaaacacttaataccaaaaacaagcacaacaatgcatcattacatactcataaacatatgttattaaggatacatattattcatacgctttgttcttatatgtagttgtactacataccttctacatttgctttccccccttttgtttttggtgaaggagtagcagctctgaAGGAAACtgctttcttccccttctcttcccctacaccataccaaatatgtagttaatgtatctaccatgaacatgaaacaactacatatcaaataccacaacatactggtaattttataactacatactgataactacatatgaaccacaattttataactacatactggtaattttaagattgaattatcttcagttttaacattacaaaccttctttcaggagcgcttttgctttccctcttttttcttttccctttccttttggagaaggagtagcagctctcaggaaaagtgctttgttcccctttgttggtggtgaaggagtagcatccTTTGTCgttgtttttccttttgctttaatagttgtcgctgctgtttttcttttgctttttgcttcaggagcaacagctgctttctttcctttggtttttgctgtttttgtaaaccaaaagttttgtacacattacatattacaggcagataataatatgtagcacacatatcaatttgagatgctatcattacatatcaataactacaaattgcagacaacatattgatatgtagtacatatataaaacatatgaatcacacactgcgtgtcaatatgttgtgtcaaattacatacacaacagatgaaaaacatgtaaaacatatgactcacagagatgttgtgtttctattgaacaaaaaacatatgaatcacacactgcatgtcaatatgttgtctcaaaatacatatacaacatatgaaaatatgtatatcagacactacatacaaatatctagtgattccattgagcatagaaatgaaaaagaaaaacgacAACAACTTACCTATTTTCTGATCGATATGTTTCTTCCtctttgttggtgaaggagtaacaaCTTTACTCCTACTTCTTGTTATTGGTGAAGGAGTAACATCATGGGGTGTTTCTTCGGGGTTTGTTGTTGGTGAGTCATcatcgttttttcttcttctttttgctggAGAAGTGTTTTCTTCTGTAATtgtcctcttaatttttctattcAATACCATTTCTCTCTTCAAttgaatgaaatgaaaattatgtctgaaaattaggttttctgtaactgttgttgatagattttcgatttcaaatttcgttaattgttgttgatgacctTTGTCGATTTCGTTTTCCTGTAATTGATTTCAAATTTCGgtaactgaatttgaaagaagGGAGAGAACTGagagagaagaaactgaaaactgagaagaagaaaaaagaaaaaggaactgAAATAATCCCGTGTTATGAGTATAAAGGTAATTGCCACTGTTTTTAAACATTTTTGAACCAGTGGATAATTTGTTTATCCCGCTGGACTACACAGTAATCCCGGGTCGGGTTCTAGGACTAAACAGAAAATTTCTCTTAATCTTGACGGATCTTTGGCGCACATGCATATACACCCCTTTCCTTAGACTAGTAGTGATTGATGTGCACAACTAGAAATAATGActtgaacaaaaaaaaagaaaaaacagtcCAACCTCTCGCTATTTTTAGTGCAATTATCGGGATAAAAACCACTGTTTAGGGATGGCAATGGCATTTGGCAGACACACTCATTCCCCACCATCTATGATGGCGCAGTCAATTTACTTTTAACACATGTTATTGAATTTCAAGATTACACACAAACACACCAGACAAAAAAATACCGAAAAACAAACACACCACACAAATAAAGAAGCAAAACCAAACAAAGGAACAAGCAAGGTAAGGCCATTAAATAGGTCAATgatcaccaccatcatcatcaccacaGACAGACGAAGCGAGCTTTACTCGAGAGGAAGCTGGACAACCTCGTACCTATAGTTGTAGCCATTGTGGCCAGTAAAAATGCCATCGATCTTTTCAGTAACTTTTTTACTCCCATTCATTAAGATGTCATGCTGAGTGTACGAGAATGGTATGTCGTACGAAACCCGTGTTGCCAACAGACTCGTCTTCAACCTAGTCATAGGTTGCAAAGTCATAGTTCTCACAGACCCCACTTCAATGCTCTCCGTCTCCGTTTCTCCCCATTGGGAAGATCTGGTTTCCTCACCTGATATCTCAAACTCACCACTGCCGGATTTTATGAGCGGGACACCAAAGGTTAACGTCATCTTGACACCAAGTTTCAACGACACACTTGTACTCCAATTATTTGTATTGGTCACTGTAGTCTTGAGATTTAATTCTGACGTTAAGGGACTTTTTGTTTTGTTGCTTGAATCGTCACTGATAAGAGCAATGCTTTTCTCACCGTAAATCCTTGCATCAGTAAGGTTATATCTGACGTTATTGATCTTCCTTGAGAAAACAGGCTCCTCAATATCCATGTAGCTCCAATCATCGGGATAGTTATTAAGTGTGGCGAGGCAGTCGTTCTTGCCATCTGCTGAGTGTCTGTTGCAAAAATTCCCACTCTTCAAACTTTTTATGATGATGCGGTTTCCACTAGTTATCATGGGGAGAAACACGGTGTTTGTGTCATGGACTGTGGGGGAATCCCCCTTTAACAATACCCATGTACTATCATCCACATCCGTCCAATAGGTGCCGAAGTAAGCACTCTTCAGACAGATGCCTCCATCTCGACTTGGCGATACCACGTAGTCAAACAATGAGGAATTATCGGCTTGTCTACTGAAGTCCATAAATCCGTCCGCGAAGGCCTTAAGATGGTTTCCGCTGTTTACGCCTTTGATCCTGATAAGCTCAGGCAACATAACGACAGATTCCCAGTCAATGAAGGTGCACACGTCTTCATCGTAGCGATCTGATGATAAATTCAACAAGCCGTCAGAAGGTTGGCCACTATTCATATAAAACCTTACATATTTGCTGGTGTTGACATGGCGGATCATAAGCTTGCTTTGGCTTTTGGAAAGAAGCTCGAACAGCGTGCAATTTTTGTCGGATTGATTCTCCTCAGGTTTGTCGGCCATGGCAGTGATCCAATTGTAAGACGTACCGAAATTTGCCCAGTACTTGTTGTTCTTCATAGACCGGACATGGATCTGTCCATTTCCAGTGGTCGCTGGAACCACCTCAAATCTGGTGTCCAGATCGAAACTGTACTCTCCAGCATACCGGAGCGCATTAGTCACAAATGGATTGTCATTCTCCAGGTGCAAGTATGTATTGTTTTGGTTTGATTGGATGATCACGTACTTGGGAAGTACTGTTTTTGTTATCATGGATTCAACAACCGCATCATTCTCATTCAAATCAGGAGTCTGACTTTCTAATGGTACCTCCTTCTGCACGTACTCCAGAGTAGATTCATCACTGAGAGAAGTGAAGGTGGTAGGagttgctgctgcttccattcCTCTCTTACTTACTCTCAACTAGTTTCTTCTTTTAATTTCTTGGTTGTGTGTTTCTCTGCATGTAAATCATGTGGTATTTATAAGCACCCATGCATCACCCAAGACAGATTAATCAACAACTTTCCCATCATTCACCTACGGAAGCGTAAACATAAATCACTCACCAACTCCACTACTACCAACCTAGTATATCTCAAATGTAGGTAGGAGGGCCCCAAGAAATTGAATATTGGAACCTTTTTCACGGCCAGTGTAAAAgtcagtaaaaaaataaaaaaaaaatatattaccgCCGGTGTCACTATTTCTTGCTTCAGTTTAACCGAAAAACTTAGGAAGTTCACATTTAGTGGCATGTCCGAATTGAATAGATGCATAATTGCTGGAAGGTGATAAGAACAATATCATTATGTCCATTTAGTGTCAGCTCATGTTAAGTAGGATAACTGAATCGCAAAGCCAGTTATTTAGAATGACGTGTAACATCTCTGCCGGTTGCTTAGCTTGAGCAGGTTGGGTCTTATAAGAAGGTATTTCCTTTTGCAAGCATACTTGATTCCTTCTTTGGCTGGATCTGGACTATGCTTTGCTGATTTTGAGTACTTCCTGCTGGGATATGCATCCTACGTTCTTGATACACATTTGATATCTGACATGCATAATCCTAAGATTATTAAGGagtgaattttcttttctttgtctaAATTGCTCTTTGAGAGCATCTGCAATGGGAAATGCTAGGTTTAAATGAGTTTACGATCTGTATTTAGCAATAGCTTCTATTTTCTTCGGTCGTTATTATTAGTTAATTGAAgaataattaattatttcctaaagttagccgtggtattttaggaaaggggtttcctaaaccggttataaTTCTTGGTGGTCAAGTTTGTAGGAAAAAGATAGAAgcaggagttcaaataggaacaacaacaaatccagatggaagtctagagggaagtctaggggagatctcaatcccggcctagaagtgttgttgagtgttgggcgtgtaagaaagtaggacactacaagcgcgattgtccggaaaacaaaggtgctaataatggtggaaacaaagttaatcaagaagaggtcaacgtagttgcagctgcggaaccggtgaaggtccttgtggataacaagaaggtgattacagaaggttttctactactctctgaggacaagcaagatgagtcttggattatagactcgggagcttcttttCATGCgacgggtgataagagtattatgatctcttacaaggaaggatactatggccaagtattcttaggtgaAGCATGCCACATcatcggtttgggtgatgtgatcttgaaagtcaatggttcgacatggaaattgaaggatgtacgataAGTTCCAAATttaaagaagaacttggtgtctgtgggccaagtttgtgatgatgactgtgaagttgtgcttacgaaacacaatcggaaagtgaagaaaggagctatggtattagctcgtggagttagagtcggtactctataccggacttcagatggaactactttagcaatgtctagtagtggtgaagacactaacttatggcatagaagattagggcacatgagcaagaagaacatgaagattctatgttcgggaggatatctacctaaggtgaagtctgttgatatgagtttttgtgaagactatgttcttggaaagcaaaaaagggttagtttcagcagaggcgACAGATCCTTGAAAAGTGAGAAACTTCATTT comes from Papaver somniferum cultivar HN1 unplaced genomic scaffold, ASM357369v1 unplaced-scaffold_158, whole genome shotgun sequence and encodes:
- the LOC113337187 gene encoding uncharacterized protein LOC113337187, with the translated sequence MEAAATPTTFTSLSDESTLEYVQKEVPLESQTPDLNENDAVVESMITKTVLPKYVIIQSNQNNTYLHLENDNPFVTNALRYAGEYSFDLDTRFEVVPATTGNGQIHVRSMKNNKYWANFGTSYNWITAMADKPEENQSDKNCTLFELLSKSQSKLMIRHVNTSKYVRFYMNSGQPSDGLLNLSSDRYDEDVCTFIDWESVVMLPELIRIKGVNSGNHLKAFADGFMDFSRQADNSSLFDYVVSPSRDGGICLKSAYFGTYWTDVDDSTWVLLKGDSPTVHDTNTVFLPMITSGNRIIIKSLKSGNFCNRHSADGKNDCLATLNNYPDDWSYMDIEEPVFSRKINNVRYNLTDARIYGEKSIALISDDSSNKTKSPLTSELNLKTTVTNTNNWSTSVSLKLGVKMTLTFGVPLIKSGSGEFEISGEETRSSQWGETETESIEVGSVRTMTLQPMTRLKTSLLATRVSYDIPFSYTQHDILMNGSKKVTEKIDGIFTGHNGYNYRYEVVQLPLE